The sequence gtgctcctttgtggtgatggctctgaagagcaggcatccgtatctaccaacgttgccgcgactctgttggtgaatccgagcatgttgttctgggcagtgcttatggcaaggctattaacacctgtcactgagctatggacaagcagttatgctcgaaaattatcataataacagacacacctaattgtatggctctatgtttgaacacatcaaattagcaagcatttcctcccgatagcagcaacgtttgctttctttttctgtcggtccgcggttgcttggtcaattgcgcagcaaatcatcagatgaagcggacctaatttcactgtagtgtgtgtgcattgagtagttccttaaaatacggaacaaagagcgtcccgtaggctatctgttcaatacagaagaagacttttacttatatatttcttataacgaaacgcgaagaaaaaatacgaggactgaccatctcgcctctccgcgtttcccccaataccatggcgacaaagagaaataaatatgattggacattttaatgtttgtagcgcgccagtttacccagtgtgtgtgcattgagtagttccttaaaatatggaacaaagagcgtcccgtaggctatctgttcaatacagaagaagactttaactattacttatatatttcttataacgaaacgcgaagaaaaaataggctaggaggactgaccatctcgcctctccgcgtttcccccaataccatggcgacaaagagaaataaatatgatttgacattttaatgtttgtagcgcgccagtttacccagtgtgtgtgcattgagtagttccttaaaatatggaacaaagagcgtcccgtaggctatctgttcaatacagaagaagactttaactattacttatatatttcttataacgaaacgcgaagaaaaaatacgaggactgaccatctcgtctctccgcgtttcccccaataccatggcgacaaagagaaataaatatgatttgacattttaatgtttgtagcgcgccagtttacccagtgtgtgtgcattgagtagttccttaaaatagcctacggaacaaagagcgttcaaagatctgtttaatacggaagaagactaactattacttatatatttcttataacgctggctgtaggcgatttctataaccattttcattcatttcaacaatggttcattgaagtgtcgtttgaatgatttcgccagtcatcaccttcattttaatgattcaatgagattaaggagtcgactattgacggatatgcggtcttcatcattaaatgcagttgaaactttctgccacctggtggttgtttgggtacattgccttagcctcgaaaaaaatcgtcttgacgcactgcgggatctcttcgggagtcccgcgggagaaggtgcattctcaacccgtacccactgtacatatTTACACAGACATGGAAGAAGGAAGATAAATATGCAGATCGGGGGAATAAAGACTTGACAGTAGTTGATTAACTACAGAGCATTTCACACTCAGTGACTTGAGAGAACTGAAACCCTCCACGTATGTGCTCTGCTGTTGAGCTCTTCTCCTCCCCACTAGCCACACCACGAGGTCCACTACGTGCTCAGGCCGTGACTCACGGGACCGTACCTCTCGGGGTTGCGCTCGTTCCCCTCGTCCAGCTTGTGCTTGATCATTTTGTAGCGGCCCACGTTCAGCGACGGGCGAGAGATCGCCATACCTCCCAGGGACACcctgagaagaggagaggagagaagagaagagagcaggagtgcgggagagagggggatgtagagaaagagaagataaaGGCAAcggaagagagtgagtgtggaaACAGCCCCAAGTATAGACATGCTATGACATGAGAGGGACTCTGACACATCAAACATCTACTGGGAGTGGCCCAGTAGATATGAGGTGAACATAGGTGATAGCTTATCAAAAGGATTTGAAAATAAAGAGCTCTTTCTGGAGAGATGAATCATAACGGTTTTATTTGACTACAATTTGGGTTAAACATTTCTTGAATGTGCCTATATGAATGAACCTCTCGGCTTCCATAAAGGCTTCATCTGTGATTTGAATGTTCGGACACGTGGTAAGCCAACAATGAGGAACGGACAGCTGCTCTTTCACAACTGCTCAACTTTACATTTTAACAAGCGCCAAACCAAACGGGTGAGCTGGATTCTCTCGAGTCAGAACCTTTACATGGATTCCCTTTTTACAGAGAAGCCATGATGAAACTAGAGAATCAGGAAGTGAAACCCACCCCCAATGTGACCATTAGCCAACTGTGCTAAAATAGCATTCCTAGCTGATCTTTCCACTGTTTATAACTGGAGGTGGGCAAATGACCTTGAGTAGGGGGGAGGGGTAGGGGCGGGGACGCAGAGTTAGGCGTGTTGATGTGGGCGctctactccacacacacacacacacacacacacacacacacacacgtcctcacTCACCTGATGCCGATGTCGTCGTCCTCGCCTCCCCAGCCCCAGTAGTTGTTGGGGAAACCGTTCATCTTGAGGTACTGCAGAGGAGTCAGTGCAGACACGCCTCCAAAATACATCTTGTAGGGTAACCTGCCCAGAgcaagtgcaaacacacagagagatagaaatagagataaataaatgaatattgtACAATGtataggagggagggagggagagagagaaaatgaatggCGATATAAACAAGAGCcagagataaatagatagagaggtggaggagagaggaaggaggacaaAGACAAGCAGAGTACACACAAATAATGAGGAGGGGGAAAGGTAAAgagtgtggatgtatgtgtgtgtgtgtgtgtgtgtgtgtgtgtgtgtgtgtgtgtggggctgcttAATCGAAGAACACACAAAGGGGCTAGGCAATGAGGTGTGATGTGTGCATGATTGAGTCACATCACGCAAACGAACAAAGGGAGGCCTACACGTTTTCCAGGACCGATGACTTTAGTTAAACAGACATGTTTACACGGCTGAAAAGAACATGACGTACGTCCACCTGCATTAGCTATTGTACTGTAACTAGTCCTATACACAGACAAACCCCAGCGGACAAACAGGATCCTTATTTAGGGATTAGTCCTGTTTATATAGGGAGGCTCCATATACAAttcaaacagagaaaaaaaaacacttggataagtgtaattatttatataaaAGCACTGCTGGTTGTCAAAATCAAAAAGAGAGCTAAAGTGAGATTTCTTCTTACAGATCAAGTGAAAACATTGCTGCTCGATTTACAAACAGTATAATTAGTTTGAATCATTCCTTCTCAATTTACAGTACAATCCGTTTCAATCATTCGGAGACAGAGTACACAAAGGCTGTATTCAGATTACACAGCTGAATGGGTCATTCTGATTTCCCACACGATCCCATTTTCCTGCCTAGGTGGACAACCTACACTGATGATGGTAACATTCACATTCAGCCAGGTGGCATGTATCTACTTATAAATCTATTTACAGTACCGTTCCACTGTATTCCATAACTGGGGACTGAGATAGGCTAATCGGTCGACCTGGGTTCAGAAATCATGTCGTGTCGTAAAATGTCTGTTTAAAACATCAGTCAGCTTTAGCTTGATGAACAATTTATGATAAATTTACACAAAATgcccaataaataaataaataaataatataatattataaatataatattataaatataattaattaattaattaataaaaacTGTGTCCCATATCGGCCCTGTGAGGTGGAGAAGATATCAAGCAGGTAGAAGCACGATGTACTGTATCTAGACTAACAAATGACAGGACAAGAGACACACTGACTTGTAGCCGAATTTGTCCATGGCTATGGCGGCGTGCTTGGGGTAGATGTCGCAGGTGTAGGTGTTGCGGTCGTCCTCGGGGATGAGGTCCACATCGTGGAAGAACAGACAGTCCCACTCCTCCTCGCGCATGGCCTCCCGCAAGCCTATGTTCATCAGCTTGGCCCGATTAAACGTGTAGTCCCCCGCCTatccaaacacacagtcactcatgGTCACACATGaacccatctatctatccaaacACATACTGcaatacatacatcatacacATAACAAGTTGTTAACGTCAACCTAATACTGAAACACAGACCCTTAACAAAAGAGAGAATAACTGATTGACCAAATTTAATCCTGACATACATTTATGATCACATACTTATACATTTGCGGATGCGAACCTACACACTAATTCCTTGCAATATTCCTGTAAATCCGAGTGAGCTCAGATGTGGCGGTACTTGAGGCTGAAAAGCCTGGGGATTAGCTGTAATCCCAGCCAGGCTGATGAGAGGTAGCCATCCCTGAGAGAGGAGACATGACAAAAGCCAAGGGTTTTGCCACTGCATTAtcactatgtgtgtatgtgtgtgtgtgtgtatgtgtgtgtcatggggtCTTGATCTTTGTTGGCTGTTTACTGACACAGAGCCCAACTCTCACACGTGGCCTCAGTGATACGTCCAAGTACGCATGCTAGGGCCAGGGTTTGGCACGTGCAGTGTTGAAACAATATCGTGCTGATGACGTCATGCACCCGGACGCAAGCTACCTGATAACAGGCTAGTGATCAGACGCCAAAAGCTAATCTTTGTGGACACTTAGTTAGAAATTTGTCTTAGTTATAAATACGTCATTCATTACACGTCAATTATTACCAGGGCCACTCTCACCAGAGCAAGGTAGGGTAACGTGAGTCTTGTGCTCCAGGGCTCTACAGTGGACAGCCAAGAATCGTACCCACAACTTTTTCTGGGCACTgtactagcccagctcctcatCCACTATGCTACCTCCGCCCGCACAACCCTTCTTTAATAGAAGAATAGCAGCATAATAACAAAGGCCCTTTACACATGGAAAATGCCAATGCTTCATACATTTCTTGGAGATCAATAAATTATATACAACATGGGAATGAGTGTGAAAACTGACGGAAACATATTTCTGccaaacaaattcacacacaaaattaaatagtagtagtaataataataatactattgTAATAAAAATCATTCTCCATGTAAGGTGAATAACAGTAGAAATCCAATTGCCAACAAGGTAAGGCAAGAGATGAGTGTGTACTTCACCAAAGCAGGGACTGTTTAAGTGGATAAAGAGATTTGGAATTAAGGCTGAACACAACAGGCATGACATGCGTTTATTTGCTGCAGTACCACTGCCTCTTGCCAGGCAGCACTGTGGAGTCACTTGTGACGCAGCCCACAGACTTGCAGCTCTGATTTCCTCATTACCGTTTCCTCACTGCAGCGTGCCTCACGGGCTAGCTGCAACATGCCACTCGTCTGATTAACTTCATGTGCTCCTCTAGCGAACAGCAAGGGCACTAGGAAACACCACTACAGAGAAACCAAGATTGTGGCATGGCCCTGATATGAGATATGAGCATGGTAAAGACCtaagcgtgtgtgcgtgtgtgtgtgtgtgtgtgtgtgtgtgttgaagggacACAGGGTTCTCACCTGGTGAATGACGTAGATACCATAATCGAGCTGTTGCCTCTGTAAGAACGGATGCAGGTAGTAGAGCAGGAACTTCAAGTGGTGTTCCCGGTTTCTGTGGGGGACAATGACGGCGGTGCGATGCCTGGCCTCACAGTTCGGAGGCTGGTAACGACCTCCCCGAGTAACAAGTGGGTTCCTTCGCTGGACCTCGGCAAACGTCAAGCCCGTAGGGAAAGTGACGCGGATCGGTCCGCCTACACTCACAGAAccacaagaaagagagaaagggaaaaaggaaaaagaaaaacacattaaGCAAAGCAGAGGCTGGAAATAAACCTTGGGTTGCCTTAAGGGCATCATAGCACATTAAGACTAAATGATGTAATATGAAGCAAATTCAGTCTAGAGCGACTGCTGACTACTTGCAGAAAGGAACAGCTCAGGATAAAATGAGTCTCAAATAGGAACAAGAAATGAGCTAGAATGACTAAGACATGCTAATGACCTGGCCCTGCGCTGAGCATGTGATCCTTCACAGGAAGACATGGACATTTTTCACAACTGTAAAAGCAGTTGCATAGTACACAGTACCTATGGGGAGAGGAGAACGGCGACCTCTCTTGTGTCAACTCATTTGTTAGCAATACCATTGATTTTTTCAGCTACAACTGGCCACTTGAAGATGGCATTTGAaccttttttcattctctctgaaGTCTTCTAAAAAAGATTGTCCCTTCCCGACAACACCCTCCTTTATCAGAGTCAGACAAACATGCAGAGGGGGTGGTGCGGCCTCCCATGAATCAACACTACACTCCGGTGCCACTGAGAAACCTTAGCAACAGGAAACGGAGCCCCAGCAATGAGAGGAGGAAGCAGTGTTTGGCAATCCATGATAAGACGACAGTGGCCGGACAAACACGGAAGTCAGAGGTGCGCCAGGATGGGGAAGGAAAAGAGAACAGCGAGAGCTTAAGATCACAAGAGATAGGAGTGGACAGTCAGAGTTGGattagagagagggacacaagcATTGGGGGCAGAACCGGAGTCGGTATTACAGACATGCGGCTGAGGTGCACTCACCAATGAGAGGCGACTTCTTGGGGCAGTAGGGGAGGTCCTCTTTGGCTGGACTCCGGGCCTGGACCGACAGGTTGGCGTACACGTCCCCTCCGTTGGTGCTGGTGCCGTTGCGTCCGTGGGCTGCGGCCGAGGGCTCCGCCTTGCGGAAGATCCGGAAGAAGTACGAGACCCTCCGCTGGTAGCCCTCCCGCGACAGCAGCGCCATGACGACCAGCTGCACGCCCAGGAACATCACCAGGTAGCGCCATTTGGACTGTAGCTTGACCATGGCAGACGCCCGCAGGGATCTACGCGCTCGGCAGGCACACCTGGCTCAGCTCGACTCGTCTGCGTTCAAAAGAGGTTATGGAGCGGCTTGGCCGTGAAAGAAACCAGGCAGTCACTCTATGGTGGTCTCATTCCTCTGAGAGGAGCTTGAACCCAGACACATAAGCTCGGAGgagatgaataataataaagaaataagAAAAATGCCCAGCTACAGCTATATAGCGAGGTATACGATATGTAGCGCTGACGAAACTGGGACGAGGGCCAAAAATTGTAAACCAGTCATATAGGTCCTGGAGTTAGTGCCGTCAGGGAACGTaaaccttttaaaaaaacaaaatgtagacACAAAAGGCACTTGGGAGTGGGGGGTTGAGATAAGGAATCACAGAATGTTCCGATGTTTCTGATTGTAGTGGAACGCACAACGTTAGTCTTGCAGCGGAGCAGAAACCTTTCACGTTCTCACTCGTCGCGGGTCTTTCAGGTCCATTTGACTTTCGTTCCGAGTCCTCGCTGATTATCTGACACAATCCCTCTGTGGAGGCGAGGTGCACTTCACGCAGACGAGAGTCTTTTTCTGGCCATCGTCCATGTTAGAGCGACATCCCTCCACCGCAAAGAGTCGTCTCTCCGCTGCTCACTCTTGAACAATGGCCAAGAGTCTAGCTGTGGTAACTGCGCGTGTGACAGTAGGCGAGTGTGCTTGTTTGAACATGTGTGTGGAGGAAAAGAAACACAAtggaaaagagaggggaagggataTCCAATACCCACGGCTATTGTCCCATTCTGTCGCCGTCTAATTGTAGGGTCCAATAAACCAGCTGGTCAAGGTCAGGGACAGAATCATGGGTTTCCCTGTagaagagaaaaaggaaaaagaggaggagaaaaatgaGTGGGAAAGTTAAGGCCAGATGCTAAATCAAACACATTAAAACCTCCATTCCTATTCAACCAAACAAAAAGCAACATTATGTCACAACAACTCGCCAGTCGCCACTCTTTGAGGTATTGTACCTTTGGCATCTATCTATAAATGACaagaatgtctgtctgtgtgtcagtgtcaaagTGACACCAAAATGAATGGGGGTCAATGGAACCCTAACTGGAAGTGGTCTACAACTAGCCTCAGAGGCGCCCACGTTCGTTTACCCCCTTGGATAAACAAGACATCCTCAATGACTTAGAACTTTGAACGATGTCCGGGGCATgagctggaggaccgaggagaggcCGATAGGCAAATATAGCTTTGAGATGAACCCAGTGTCCCCTACAGAAGCCTGTGCAGCAATGGCAACAGTACTTCCTAAACCTTGCCATCTCAGCTGTTGAGGTTTATGTTCGTAGGCTGGTAGGTGCTTCACTAATCTCAACCCAAATGCTCCTTTAAATCTGTGTCTCCTTatcccccatcaccaccactacgCCAACCCCACgcgacacacacgtacacatacaacTCCAGCCCACCTCCATTCAGGAGGGCTGCCCTTATCTGATGGGCGCGGACCCATTGGTCTTTGACAGCCAGCGCTAGCAGcagcttgtgtttgttttcatcctTTCCTGAATGCCACAGCTCAAGTGCTCGAACAGGAtcaagcctggtgtgtgtgtatgtgtgtgtgtgtgagtgtgtgtgtatgtgtgcggggGACATTTCTTCCAACATGGCCACCTTCCCAGACTCAAGAACCTACTGGCAGtaacaacaaccccccccccccacacacacacacacacaccccacatcagGAGGCTTTTTTCTCTCGCTCAGACTTGTGCTGTCCTGCTGTTGCTTCAGACTGTTGTCTAGCTTTGAGGCCCTTGCCTGCCTCACACATTGCTTCTCTGAGCATCGTGTGTATCTGTGATTACAAATCAATTAGTGCTCATTAAAACGGCCACACTCAGATCTGCTAATCCTAATCCCACGAGCAGTGATGGGATAGGCAGTttacatagacagagagagagagagagagagagagagagagagagagagagagagagagagagagagagagagagagagagagagagagagagagagagagagagagagagagagagggtgagagagagagagagagagggtgggtagTTGGAGTGGAGCGACACAGGATGTAGAGAAACAGTGTAAGTAACCacaatagcgtgtgtgtgtgtgtgtgtgtgtgtgtgtgtgtgtgtgtgtgtgtgtgtgtgagagagagagagagagagagagaatgtgtatttgAAGAGCACTGTAACGTTACATTTGTGGGCCCATTTGAGCATTTCTGCCTAATCCCCAGTCAATCCCACGCACACTCACAGGAAACTGGTTCATTAAGCATAGCTCATtaagatgggagagagagagagggagagagagagagagagagcaagcagtgggggagagaaaaagcagtgggcggagagagagagagagagagagagacagagagagagtgagtgagtgagtgactgagtgagagagagaatgaatggcGGTATAAACAGAGCCAGCACATCAGAGatgcgagaggaggagagagagcaaaaggagaggaaagcagaAAAAGGCAGAAAGGCCAGGAGAGTGATCAAGGATAAAGTGGAGGGAGcgtgcgcaagagagagagagacagagagaaagagaaagggaggaaggagagggaaggggtTGGGGGCATGCTGGGAAAAAGCCAGAGCTAATGACTTCTTTTTGTGGTTGGAAATGAGAGCAGATGGAGGGCTGACCCTTcagagcgctctctctccctcataaaAGACCAGCTCTGCACACTGAGAGACAGCCCTACACTTGAACATAGCGTATGagggcagaacacacacacacacacacacacacacacacacacacacacacacacacacacacacacacacacacacacacacacacacacacacacacacacacacacacacacacacacacacacacacacacacacacacacacacacacacacacacacacacacacacacacacacacacagtaaataatGCATAGAATTGACTAGAGGTATGCAGGATGAGGCAGGTCAGCCAGGCGGTTCCTGGACTTCCTGCAGAAATAAGAACTGcatctagctctctctctggaaAGCGACCTAATGCATCTGGTGAATGGAGAACACGGAGCCTGGAGCCCCGAGTAACAGTGCTGTTGCGTAAGGCACATTTTTGTGCTTGTGTAAAACAGAATGGAAACGGCATGAGCAGCAGAGCGCTGATGGCGAGGAGGGGGGAAGAAATATGCTGCTGTCGTCGATGCTGTTCATCTCTTCCCCTTCTCGTCTTCCGTTATTCAATgctctgtcttttcctctcctccgcaTCCCCGctcgtttccccctctcctgctctccctcatcACCATACGCACGTCTACCCTCTCCGGCGTTCCCGTTTCTGGGCACAGTCGGAATTCAAAGCAGCAGCGCAGGCATGACTAACGCCGGCCGCCTTGCCGAGCCAAATAATGTGCAGCGCCGCGCCATcccctcctgctcttcctccttccccttctcctcctcttcctcgtcacTTGCTACAGGCTGCAAGGCCTCTGAGCCTTTGTCAGAGAGCACATCCTATAAATGGGCTGCCTCCGCTGCCGGAGGTCattaataccacacacacacacacacaatcacacaatcacacacatgccaatgcacacatgcaaacacacacaagtcacaagtcatcacacatgctcatacacgcacgcacgcacgcatgcacgcacgcgcacacacacacacacaagtcacaagtcatcacacatgctcatacacacacgcacgcacgcgcacacacacacacacaatcacacacatgccaatgctcacacatatacacaagtcacaagtcatcacacatgctcatacacgcacgcacgcacatacacacgcacacacacacacacacacacacacacaaacaaacaaatgaactgaGTG comes from Sardina pilchardus chromosome 6, fSarPil1.1, whole genome shotgun sequence and encodes:
- the si:dkey-199f5.8 gene encoding beta-1,4-galactosyltransferase 3, producing the protein MVKLQSKWRYLVMFLGVQLVVMALLSREGYQRRVSYFFRIFRKAEPSAAAHGRNGTSTNGGDVYANLSVQARSPAKEDLPYCPKKSPLIGGPIRVTFPTGLTFAEVQRRNPLVTRGGRYQPPNCEARHRTAVIVPHRNREHHLKFLLYYLHPFLQRQQLDYGIYVIHQAGDYTFNRAKLMNIGLREAMREEEWDCLFFHDVDLIPEDDRNTYTCDIYPKHAAIAMDKFGYKLPYKMYFGGVSALTPLQYLKMNGFPNNYWGWGGEDDDIGIRVSLGGMAISRPSLNVGRYKMIKHKLDEGNERNPERFNMLAKTRQTWKQDGMNSLEYELLSRDYQPLYTNITVNIGTEEGLDPPPKTAAAPVEDHKPNPPSTNTDIETNIVSKDTADH